One window of the Gimesia chilikensis genome contains the following:
- a CDS encoding ABC transporter permease — translation MKKILGILILLIVVCGVTAVSNENFVSAYNIQNVTRLTSLFGIISIGVAFVIISGGIDLSIGSVICLIGTMLPYLLAKGVPVPLAFLIVGALSICIGLAHGLLITKLKLQPFIVTLCGLLIYRGVARGITEDQTQGFGTAHAGLRYLATGKIDLPFIEGFKLPVPFLIMLGLALLAAFLLNKTIFGRYLKAIGNNEAAARYSGIKTDKVVITAYVICSFLAGIGGILFGLDINSVQPEGIGNFYELYAIAAAVLGGCSIRGGEGTILGVVIGAALMRVLRNSITMLGIPSQLEFAIIGAVILVGVVSDELVKRYAQKRRAIQQARQTSG, via the coding sequence ATGAAAAAAATACTGGGAATCCTAATCTTACTGATTGTTGTCTGCGGCGTGACTGCCGTCTCGAATGAGAACTTTGTGTCTGCGTATAACATTCAGAATGTGACGCGACTCACATCCCTGTTTGGAATTATCAGTATTGGCGTCGCCTTTGTCATCATTTCCGGCGGCATTGATCTGTCGATCGGTTCGGTGATCTGCCTGATTGGAACCATGTTGCCATACCTGCTGGCCAAAGGGGTTCCCGTTCCGCTCGCCTTCCTGATCGTCGGCGCTCTCTCGATCTGTATCGGCCTCGCACATGGCTTACTGATTACCAAACTGAAACTGCAACCCTTTATCGTGACCCTGTGTGGCCTGTTGATCTATCGGGGTGTCGCCCGGGGGATTACCGAGGATCAAACCCAGGGCTTCGGCACGGCTCATGCAGGACTCCGCTATCTCGCGACGGGTAAAATCGATCTCCCCTTCATCGAAGGATTCAAGCTACCTGTGCCGTTCCTAATCATGCTCGGCCTGGCTCTGCTGGCTGCTTTCCTGCTGAATAAAACGATTTTTGGGCGCTATCTGAAAGCCATCGGAAACAATGAGGCAGCCGCCCGGTATTCCGGCATCAAAACCGATAAAGTTGTGATCACGGCTTATGTGATCTGCTCGTTCCTGGCGGGTATCGGGGGCATTCTGTTCGGCCTGGATATCAACTCGGTCCAGCCCGAGGGGATTGGTAATTTTTACGAACTGTACGCGATTGCAGCAGCGGTACTGGGGGGATGCAGTATTCGCGGCGGTGAAGGGACGATTCTGGGAGTGGTAATCGGTGCCGCTCTGATGCGGGTTCTGCGTAATTCAATCACCATGCTGGGGATTCCCTCCCAGCTGGAATTTGCTATCATTGGTGCAGTAATTCTGGTCGGCGTCGTCTCGGACGAACTTGTGAAACGTTATGCACAGAAACGCCGGGCGATTCAGCAGGCCAGACAGACATCGGGATAG
- a CDS encoding zinc ribbon domain-containing protein, with translation MITYEYFCESNNETVEVSHRMNESLKTWGEVCEKAGVPLNGTPASAPVERLISGGLLFKGESSNKKSQLPMADPGCGRSNCCRHH, from the coding sequence ATGATCACCTACGAATATTTTTGTGAATCAAACAACGAAACAGTTGAAGTCAGCCATCGCATGAACGAATCGCTCAAAACCTGGGGTGAAGTCTGCGAGAAAGCAGGAGTCCCCCTCAACGGCACTCCCGCGTCAGCTCCAGTCGAACGTCTGATCTCAGGCGGATTGCTTTTCAAAGGGGAAAGCAGCAATAAAAAATCTCAACTTCCCATGGCCGATCCCGGCTGTGGACGATCCAATTGCTGCCGCCACCATTAA
- a CDS encoding DUF2309 domain-containing protein: MNKPTENKTGDQPELSTDSQEHAELLHAIEHAAHYLPAQGPITVFVHHNTLHAFENLPFENGVSAGGKIFGCHPYLPEERYRKKLDNQRIRVQDLQAVLHDELAERADQLIGTFGTRYALRLAMLEFPLHSGPVAELRWFIAETDALRRFRQEVSPATRAQTIAKTQNWIMRDFREGKHPTDQKSEMIMSSLCGQFNTKSMDSWTAQKWESFALHFLWEVCHNRVQSANIKPMSTTQKTVRHRDLLMSATGVDSDLIVNDVLIRFCAAFLDQGFGAWTLPERKTGFYHAFLNLYSGSKLSPSVALSGLNSEINRLLVSNLSPLESISESLSLLGVPDEERDDYISQTLLALRGWSGIVWQMESNAEWAPHPAPKGTLIEFLAVRLILDRLAVTAVMQESLPFESSLATVRNEILKNTHPCLKDHQYQLAFTLFQLSQVRGWNPEDLMYLSDEQWILLIQEIEQFSSLERRRIFHLAYERKYRNDILNAVSAHTKRYRELKAQAEPQQPMQPAYQVVCCIDEREESFRRHLEEIAPECETFGIAGFFGVAMYYRGAADAHFTPLCPVNIKPIHFVQEETLYSLERISRRRAVTRRRLGRATHQTHVGTRTFLGGLLTGLVGSLAAFPLVARTLFPRTTAQIRGMFQSIVAPPTTQLRLERISAEPGNQGDQLGYSITEMAQIVEGGLRAMGLARSEQFSPLVIICGHGSSSMNNPHEAAHDCGACGGGRGGPNARAFAQMANDPRVRRILSEHNLVIPDETNFLGCYHNTCNDNVTWYDLDRLPVSHRKLFETADKHISAARAHNAHERCRRFESADLDLSVDEALRHVEGRAEDLSQVRPEYGHATNSICFVGRREWNRGLFLDRRAFLTSYNPLQDDEDSKILERLLQAVIPVCAGINLEYYFSYVDSTGYGCGTKLAHNITSLLGVMDGSASDLRPGLPWQMVEIHEPVRLLLVIETTKEAMSRIINDNPGIARLVNGNWVQLAILDVETSQIHEYRNGFFTLYRPESEQLPCTASSIDWYRGKRDHLGFASIENPAISPSLKQVSVP, translated from the coding sequence ATGAATAAACCCACTGAAAACAAAACAGGCGATCAGCCTGAGTTATCGACAGACTCTCAAGAGCATGCTGAGCTGCTCCATGCCATAGAGCATGCCGCACATTATCTGCCAGCTCAAGGTCCGATTACGGTCTTCGTGCACCACAATACGCTGCATGCCTTTGAGAATCTTCCCTTTGAGAACGGTGTCTCGGCAGGCGGCAAGATTTTTGGCTGCCATCCATACCTGCCAGAAGAGCGCTATCGAAAAAAACTGGATAACCAGCGAATCCGCGTCCAGGACCTGCAGGCCGTCTTACACGACGAACTTGCTGAAAGGGCAGATCAACTGATTGGTACGTTTGGAACAAGGTACGCCCTTCGCCTGGCCATGCTAGAGTTCCCCCTCCATTCAGGCCCCGTAGCGGAATTACGCTGGTTCATTGCAGAAACCGATGCTTTACGTCGCTTTCGACAGGAAGTTTCGCCCGCCACCCGCGCCCAGACGATTGCCAAAACACAAAACTGGATCATGCGGGACTTCCGCGAAGGCAAGCATCCGACAGATCAAAAGTCAGAAATGATCATGAGCAGCCTTTGTGGTCAGTTCAATACGAAATCCATGGATTCATGGACTGCGCAGAAGTGGGAATCATTTGCCTTACACTTCCTGTGGGAAGTCTGCCACAACCGCGTCCAGTCTGCGAACATCAAACCGATGAGCACCACACAAAAAACGGTCAGACACCGAGATCTGTTAATGAGCGCAACCGGCGTCGATTCTGATCTGATCGTAAACGATGTTTTAATTCGTTTCTGTGCAGCATTTCTCGATCAGGGATTTGGCGCATGGACGCTACCCGAGCGTAAAACTGGATTTTATCATGCGTTCCTGAATTTATATTCCGGATCAAAACTGAGTCCCTCTGTGGCACTCTCAGGACTCAACAGCGAAATCAATCGGCTGCTGGTGTCTAACCTCAGCCCCCTGGAATCAATCAGCGAATCCCTCTCGCTGCTGGGAGTCCCTGACGAAGAACGCGATGATTATATTTCTCAAACTCTACTTGCGCTGCGGGGGTGGTCGGGAATTGTCTGGCAAATGGAATCCAATGCGGAATGGGCTCCCCACCCTGCTCCCAAAGGAACTCTGATCGAATTCCTGGCGGTCCGCCTGATCCTCGATCGGCTCGCTGTGACGGCTGTCATGCAGGAATCACTTCCTTTTGAGAGCTCCCTGGCAACGGTCCGCAATGAGATCCTGAAAAACACCCACCCCTGCCTGAAAGACCATCAATATCAACTGGCGTTTACTTTATTCCAGCTTTCTCAGGTGCGTGGCTGGAACCCGGAAGACCTGATGTATCTTTCGGATGAACAGTGGATACTGCTCATTCAGGAAATTGAACAATTTTCGAGCCTGGAACGTCGACGCATATTCCACCTGGCTTATGAACGAAAATACCGAAACGACATCCTCAACGCAGTTTCAGCACATACAAAACGCTACAGAGAATTAAAGGCTCAGGCTGAGCCCCAGCAACCGATGCAGCCCGCATATCAGGTCGTCTGTTGCATTGATGAACGTGAAGAATCATTCCGCCGACACCTGGAAGAAATCGCTCCCGAGTGCGAAACGTTTGGAATCGCCGGTTTCTTTGGTGTCGCGATGTACTATCGTGGTGCTGCCGACGCCCATTTCACTCCGCTATGCCCGGTTAATATTAAACCGATTCATTTTGTGCAGGAAGAGACGCTCTATTCACTCGAACGCATCAGTCGTCGCCGCGCTGTCACACGTCGTCGCCTCGGTCGCGCCACTCATCAGACGCATGTAGGGACTCGGACTTTCCTCGGTGGTTTGTTAACCGGCCTGGTTGGTTCTCTGGCAGCGTTTCCACTGGTTGCCCGCACGCTCTTTCCACGTACAACAGCCCAGATCCGCGGGATGTTTCAGAGCATCGTGGCTCCTCCCACAACTCAACTAAGGCTGGAGCGAATCAGTGCCGAGCCAGGGAATCAGGGTGATCAACTGGGGTATTCGATTACAGAAATGGCGCAAATCGTTGAAGGCGGATTACGGGCCATGGGGCTGGCACGATCTGAACAGTTTTCTCCCCTGGTCATTATTTGTGGCCACGGATCTTCCAGCATGAATAACCCGCACGAAGCCGCGCATGATTGTGGCGCATGCGGAGGAGGTCGCGGAGGCCCCAATGCACGTGCGTTCGCTCAAATGGCAAACGATCCCCGAGTGCGACGTATCCTGTCTGAACACAACCTGGTCATCCCCGATGAGACTAATTTTTTAGGCTGCTATCACAACACCTGTAACGACAACGTCACCTGGTATGACCTCGACCGTCTTCCAGTCTCCCACCGGAAACTGTTTGAAACGGCAGATAAGCACATCTCCGCGGCCCGCGCTCACAATGCCCATGAACGTTGCCGACGGTTTGAATCTGCCGATCTTGATCTCTCAGTTGATGAAGCACTGCGACATGTCGAAGGTCGTGCAGAGGACCTTTCACAGGTACGTCCCGAGTATGGCCACGCGACTAATTCGATCTGCTTTGTCGGTCGCAGAGAATGGAACCGTGGACTGTTTCTGGATCGTCGTGCATTTCTGACATCCTATAATCCCCTGCAGGATGATGAAGACAGCAAGATTCTGGAACGGTTGCTACAGGCGGTCATTCCCGTTTGTGCCGGGATCAATCTGGAATACTATTTTTCATACGTCGATTCAACAGGTTATGGCTGTGGCACAAAGCTGGCACATAATATCACATCTCTGTTAGGTGTGATGGACGGTTCCGCCAGCGACCTTCGACCTGGACTTCCCTGGCAGATGGTCGAGATTCATGAACCCGTAAGGTTACTCCTCGTCATCGAAACGACAAAAGAGGCCATGTCCCGGATTATCAATGACAATCCAGGAATTGCGAGACTGGTGAATGGTAACTGGGTACAGTTAGCCATCCTTGATGTAGAAACCTCCCAGATCCATGAATATCGAAATGGATTTTTCACACTATATCGGCCTGAGTCAGAGCAACTCCCGTGTACAGCCTCTTCCATAGACTGGTACCGTGGCAAGCGGGATCATCTTGGTTTTGCCTCCATTGAAAATCCTGCCATCTCCCCTTCGCTGAAACAGGTATCGGTTCCCTAA
- a CDS encoding sugar ABC transporter ATP-binding protein, with product MSSPATTHPAPLLEVVQISKQFPGVKALSQVSLSLNHGEVLAVIGENGAGKSTLMKILAGVQPPDSGKLLIEGAEVSISDVEAALENGIALIHQELNLCENLDIAANIFLGREPASWNVINQQQTYLESEKLLKQVGLNLPPQTLVGDLTVGQQQMVEIAKALSINARILIMDEPTSSLSLHESEALFAVIRELKARGVSVIYISHRLGEVNDLADRVVVLRDGENAGDLDRGSISHERMVQLMVGRNVSQFFPHTPHEPGPVVMEVKNLRTPAYPSHFINFSIRQNEIVGISGLVGAGRTELMQVLFGIDSPLSGSISVNGQAIQINSPKDAIRAGLALVPEDRKLQGLVLEMAVRENMSLASLTRDRKSLGRINFNQERNISEEMIAAMKIKTPSDSQIVQFLSGGNQQKVVLGKWLAMNPRVLLLDEPTRGVDIGAKEEIYTLMNQLASQGMAVLFVSSDLEEIRGISDRVLVMHEGQMTGELSRDELSEEAIMQLATGQTLSHSQTQ from the coding sequence ATGAGTAGTCCTGCCACGACTCATCCGGCACCACTTCTCGAAGTAGTTCAGATCTCCAAACAGTTTCCTGGCGTTAAAGCCTTGAGCCAGGTCAGCCTGTCGTTAAACCATGGAGAAGTACTGGCCGTCATTGGTGAAAATGGTGCCGGTAAAAGTACGCTGATGAAAATTCTGGCGGGTGTCCAGCCACCAGATTCGGGAAAACTGCTGATCGAAGGAGCAGAAGTCTCAATCTCCGACGTAGAGGCTGCGTTGGAGAACGGGATCGCCCTGATTCACCAGGAGTTGAACCTCTGTGAGAATCTGGACATCGCAGCCAATATTTTTCTGGGACGAGAACCCGCTTCCTGGAATGTGATTAACCAGCAGCAGACTTACCTCGAATCCGAAAAACTGCTCAAACAGGTGGGTCTGAATCTTCCCCCGCAAACCCTGGTAGGGGACCTGACCGTCGGACAGCAACAGATGGTCGAAATTGCCAAGGCTCTTTCCATCAATGCCCGAATTCTGATTATGGATGAACCCACCTCGTCCCTTTCTCTGCATGAATCGGAGGCCCTGTTCGCCGTCATCCGCGAGTTGAAGGCACGAGGGGTCAGTGTGATTTACATTTCCCATCGGCTGGGAGAGGTCAATGACCTGGCCGATCGTGTCGTCGTCTTACGCGATGGAGAAAACGCCGGCGATCTGGATCGTGGCTCGATCTCTCATGAACGGATGGTGCAATTAATGGTGGGCAGGAATGTCTCCCAGTTTTTTCCACATACGCCCCATGAACCCGGTCCGGTCGTCATGGAAGTCAAGAATCTCCGCACGCCTGCTTATCCATCTCACTTCATCAACTTCTCGATCAGGCAGAATGAAATCGTTGGGATTTCAGGACTGGTCGGAGCAGGCCGCACAGAACTGATGCAGGTGCTGTTTGGCATCGACTCTCCACTCAGTGGTTCCATCTCTGTCAACGGACAGGCAATACAGATCAATTCTCCCAAGGATGCCATCCGAGCGGGTCTGGCGCTGGTACCCGAAGACCGTAAACTGCAGGGACTGGTGCTGGAGATGGCAGTCCGCGAAAACATGAGTCTGGCCAGCCTGACGCGCGATCGAAAATCACTGGGTCGAATTAACTTCAATCAGGAACGCAACATCTCCGAAGAGATGATCGCGGCGATGAAGATCAAAACTCCCAGCGACAGTCAGATCGTGCAGTTTTTATCTGGCGGAAATCAACAGAAGGTCGTGCTGGGAAAATGGCTGGCCATGAATCCCCGCGTGCTGCTGCTCGACGAACCCACCCGCGGCGTTGATATTGGCGCGAAAGAAGAAATCTACACACTGATGAATCAACTGGCCTCTCAAGGCATGGCGGTCCTGTTCGTCAGTAGCGATCTGGAAGAGATCCGCGGTATCTCTGACCGTGTGCTGGTCATGCATGAGGGACAGATGACAGGTGAACTCTCCCGCGATGAATTGAGCGAGGAGGCCATCATGCAACTGGCGACCGGCCAGACACTCAGCCACAGTCAGACGCAATGA
- a CDS encoding carbonic anhydrase has protein sequence MQKLVDGIHKFQRNYFSQDQKLFETLVEGQHPLALFITCSDSRINPNYMTQTKPGELFIQRTAGNIVPAYGAVHGGEAATIEYAVSALKVKDIIVCGHSHCGAMSGLLNPELIEKMPAVKSYLEHAECTRRIVDENYGHLTEPEKRLILTVQENVLVQIENLKTHPSVAAAVSRGELKLHGWVYKFETGEVFNFNPDEGQFLPLEEDVLSEKALDKAMPPISPI, from the coding sequence ATGCAAAAACTTGTCGATGGAATTCACAAGTTTCAAAGAAACTATTTCAGCCAGGACCAGAAGCTGTTTGAAACTCTGGTTGAAGGGCAGCATCCGCTCGCCTTGTTCATCACCTGTTCGGACTCCAGAATCAATCCGAATTACATGACTCAGACCAAACCTGGAGAACTGTTTATTCAGCGAACTGCCGGTAATATTGTACCAGCTTATGGAGCGGTTCACGGTGGTGAAGCTGCGACAATCGAGTATGCGGTAAGTGCGCTCAAAGTGAAGGACATCATCGTCTGTGGCCACTCCCATTGCGGGGCCATGTCAGGTCTGCTCAATCCCGAGCTCATTGAGAAGATGCCTGCTGTCAAAAGTTATCTGGAACACGCCGAGTGTACGCGTCGGATCGTGGATGAGAATTACGGGCATCTTACCGAGCCCGAAAAACGACTGATTCTGACCGTTCAGGAAAATGTACTCGTACAGATTGAAAACCTGAAAACGCACCCCTCGGTAGCTGCTGCGGTAAGCCGGGGAGAATTAAAGCTGCATGGCTGGGTTTATAAATTCGAAACTGGTGAGGTATTCAATTTCAATCCGGATGAGGGTCAGTTCCTGCCTCTGGAAGAAGACGTCTTATCCGAAAAGGCATTGGATAAAGCGATGCCACCGATCTCCCCCATCTAA
- a CDS encoding formylmethanofuran dehydrogenase subunit A, with protein sequence MSLFRIKNGTVYDPANGVNGEVRDLWIQDGKIIDRPLDADSFTGKTLDASGYTVMPGGIDMHCHIAGPKVNAGRKMTPEMKRQAAPIFRTEQTRSGTGGVVPSTFATGYLFASIGYTTAMDAAIPGLHARHAHEELQDTPILDKGFYLLFGNNHFVMKHLRNQDQNALDSYCAWLLESAKGYTIKIVNPGGVEDWKQISRKSMWELDAPVEGFGVTPRQIVRGLAGTADRLELPHSVHIHCNNLGIPGNWETTLNTMESLEGHRGHLAHVQFHSYDGDPNDPSSFSSATQKLVDYVQSHENITVDVGHINPGLTLSMTGDTPFSQFLHNINRNKWYTADCELESSCGVIPIEYRPQRSLIHAVQWAIALEWYLLMEDPWRVVMTSDHPNGGAFYHYPEIIYLLMDKSFRDEFLSQMPEAIRERSVLADLTREYSLYEIAIITRAAPARVLGMKDKGHLGTGAHADITIYSPQQNRQEMFERPRWVFKDGEMVVADGEIQTHHFGRTFFTAPEFDQEFLPQIKDWFNDHYSIRFGNYQIDEGELPLAEKIACTPE encoded by the coding sequence GTGTCTCTCTTCCGGATAAAAAATGGAACGGTCTACGATCCAGCCAATGGAGTCAATGGTGAGGTCCGCGACCTCTGGATTCAGGATGGTAAGATCATCGACCGTCCCCTGGATGCAGACTCGTTCACCGGTAAAACCCTGGATGCCAGCGGCTACACCGTGATGCCGGGTGGGATCGATATGCACTGTCATATTGCCGGTCCCAAAGTGAACGCAGGCCGAAAAATGACGCCCGAGATGAAGCGTCAGGCTGCCCCCATCTTCCGCACAGAACAGACGCGTTCCGGCACAGGAGGCGTGGTGCCCAGCACATTCGCCACCGGCTACCTGTTTGCCAGTATCGGCTATACCACGGCCATGGACGCCGCTATTCCAGGATTGCACGCCCGCCATGCCCATGAGGAACTGCAGGACACGCCGATTCTGGATAAAGGTTTCTACCTGCTGTTCGGCAACAATCATTTCGTAATGAAGCATCTGCGGAATCAGGATCAGAATGCGCTGGACTCCTACTGCGCCTGGCTGCTGGAATCGGCCAAGGGTTACACAATCAAGATCGTCAATCCGGGGGGCGTTGAAGACTGGAAACAGATCAGTCGCAAATCAATGTGGGAACTGGACGCTCCCGTAGAAGGTTTCGGCGTGACACCCCGCCAGATTGTACGCGGACTGGCAGGTACCGCTGATCGCCTGGAACTCCCCCACTCAGTGCATATCCACTGTAATAATCTGGGAATTCCCGGCAACTGGGAAACCACTCTGAACACAATGGAATCGCTCGAGGGGCATCGAGGCCATTTGGCACACGTCCAGTTTCACTCGTATGATGGCGATCCCAACGACCCGAGCAGCTTTTCCTCGGCTACCCAGAAACTGGTCGATTATGTCCAGTCACACGAAAACATCACGGTGGACGTGGGACACATCAATCCCGGACTGACCCTCTCCATGACCGGGGATACGCCGTTCAGTCAGTTCCTGCATAATATCAATCGCAATAAGTGGTATACCGCCGATTGCGAACTAGAAAGCAGCTGTGGTGTGATTCCGATTGAATACCGTCCGCAGCGGAGCCTGATTCATGCCGTCCAATGGGCGATCGCCCTGGAATGGTATCTGCTGATGGAAGACCCCTGGCGGGTCGTGATGACCAGCGATCACCCCAATGGTGGTGCCTTCTATCATTATCCTGAGATTATATATCTGCTGATGGATAAAAGCTTCCGTGACGAATTCCTGTCACAGATGCCTGAAGCGATCCGTGAGCGAAGCGTACTGGCCGATCTGACGCGCGAGTATTCGCTCTATGAAATCGCCATTATTACCCGGGCTGCTCCTGCCCGTGTGCTGGGCATGAAAGACAAAGGGCATCTGGGCACCGGCGCTCATGCTGACATCACAATTTACTCCCCACAGCAAAACCGCCAGGAAATGTTTGAACGCCCCCGCTGGGTCTTTAAAGATGGAGAGATGGTTGTTGCCGATGGGGAAATTCAGACGCACCATTTCGGACGCACCTTCTTCACCGCTCCTGAATTTGACCAGGAATTCCTGCCTCAGATCAAGGACTGGTTTAACGATCACTACTCGATCCGCTTTGGTAACTATCAGATCGATGAGGGTGAACTGCCGCTGGCTGAAAAAATAGCCTGCACACCCGAATAA